From Draconibacterium halophilum, one genomic window encodes:
- a CDS encoding DUF1593 domain-containing protein → MKNYYHQLKRVLFVLILVVPVFTLAQEKHRLIVLTDIEADPDDSQTLVRLLLYSNQIDIEGLIATTSTHQKERVAPGTIHSILEAYNKVQPNLKKHEAGFPPADQLHSLVKQGLPLYGMEGVGEDKDSEGSEWIIKKLEADDDRPLWISVWGGTNTLAQALWKIENTKSKIEASRLISKLRVYTISDQDDTGSWIRKTYPDLFYIVSPGSYFTATWWAVKMVVPGIDNTVVSNQWLADNIQQGHGPLGAMYPDVAYGMEGDTPSWLNLILNGLNNPEHPDWGGWGGRYELYLPDVQAGFGDIPNTEETRPIWTDTDDTFTPYVPNEYGRAIRKDTLTFTDNQVTLWRWRDDFQNDFAARMDWCIKSFEEANHPPVPALGTPDEFTVKSGEIFSLDASGTTDPDGDNLSYLWFQYPEVGSYDKEIRFRLAENLYNVHTIEAPSVEKPETIHFILKVSDKGTPALSRYKRVIVTIDPE, encoded by the coding sequence ATGAAAAACTATTATCATCAACTCAAACGCGTACTGTTTGTATTAATTCTTGTTGTGCCCGTTTTTACCTTGGCGCAAGAAAAACACCGACTAATCGTATTAACAGATATTGAGGCCGATCCCGACGATTCTCAAACATTGGTACGTTTACTATTGTATTCAAACCAAATTGATATTGAGGGGCTTATTGCCACAACTTCTACACATCAGAAAGAACGTGTGGCTCCCGGCACAATTCATAGTATTTTGGAAGCTTATAACAAGGTGCAGCCAAATCTGAAAAAACATGAAGCGGGTTTTCCTCCGGCAGATCAATTACACAGTTTGGTAAAACAGGGACTACCGTTATATGGTATGGAAGGTGTTGGTGAAGACAAGGATTCGGAAGGATCAGAATGGATAATCAAAAAACTTGAAGCAGATGATGATCGTCCCTTGTGGATCTCAGTTTGGGGCGGAACAAATACATTGGCACAGGCACTTTGGAAAATAGAAAATACAAAAAGTAAAATAGAGGCTAGCAGACTTATTTCCAAACTAAGAGTTTACACGATTTCTGATCAGGATGATACTGGTTCGTGGATTAGAAAAACATATCCTGACTTATTTTATATCGTTTCTCCGGGTAGTTATTTTACTGCAACCTGGTGGGCTGTAAAAATGGTTGTGCCGGGAATAGATAACACGGTTGTAAGTAACCAGTGGCTGGCCGATAATATTCAGCAAGGACACGGGCCACTTGGGGCAATGTACCCCGATGTTGCTTATGGCATGGAAGGCGATACACCATCATGGTTAAACCTGATATTAAACGGCTTAAATAATCCCGAACACCCTGACTGGGGCGGCTGGGGTGGCCGCTATGAACTTTATCTGCCAGATGTTCAGGCAGGTTTTGGCGATATACCGAACACAGAGGAAACCAGGCCGATATGGACGGATACTGATGATACTTTTACTCCATATGTACCTAATGAATATGGTCGTGCCATTCGAAAAGATACGCTTACATTTACAGATAATCAGGTTACGTTGTGGCGCTGGCGCGATGACTTTCAAAATGATTTTGCCGCAAGAATGGATTGGTGTATAAAATCGTTTGAAGAGGCCAACCACCCGCCGGTTCCTGCATTAGGTACTCCGGATGAGTTTACTGTGAAATCAGGTGAAATATTTAGCCTCGATGCCAGTGGAACAACAGATCCTGATGGAGATAATTTAAGCTACTTGTGGTTTCAATATCCCGAAGTTGGTTCTTACGATAAAGAAATACGTTTTAGACTTGCCGAGAACCTTTATAATGTACATACAATTGAAGCTCCTTCAGTTGAAAAGCCTGAAACCATACATTTTATATTGAAAGTTTCAGACAAGGGAACACCAGCTTTGTCAAGATATAAGCGCGTTATTGTAACGATAGATCCTGAATAA
- a CDS encoding glycoside hydrolase family 3 N-terminal domain-containing protein, which produces MNLFKTYASEVKNLLILILFSSLTTLFFSCNKVEDYPRESDPLGSGKVKWSESQTPDGWINVENEAGTTLGYSKSSGLKLIQVDGYAFKDLNRNNLLDKFEDWRLDYETRAKAMADEFTVEQMMGMKMNPFGAWKVNPDTLDTIIKESLGLAYRQLRAPRGGANDSRTKVNWNNMVQEYIEGLESIVCLPAVWIDDPRSGDVSNWPSNLGLAATFDPEIGAQYGRMMSEEWRAMGISMQVATQMDLATEPRWKRIPGTFGEDPALSMDLARAVINGWQSTYDEQGNDLGWGKHSVNNQMKHFPGDGAAEGGRESHTRDGAYNVFPGGQFFTHILPFIACMDLPGETQTVSAAMTNYSIGIKADGSPIGDERLATSYSSYKIKHLLRDKYNWDGYILTDFGILTSKNYGVEDLTPVEKRLATLEAGCDAFGGEGGDGQESVDLAMEAHELGVAKLGKAEMDKIMKKSTERILTTHFNIGIVDNPYLDLEVAKSTSLKPEHEAAGYQAHLKSIVMLKNSNGIIQKATTGAQKPKVYIPRVFVPATGGWTRTPASAKPGFDLEVAGEYFNVVTDNFADEYTGSADNEGNPTLSPNDIIHASKDEITNCDFAIVRISNPKNGNPTFMESGGMRDGPGSAGSITDREEYTYLPISLQYRPYTANSEFVRRESLGGDRIEETENGTTKLVKENRSYFGETGIITNESHLDLVLNTASAAKKTIVVVDMSNPMVFDEFESEVDAIIVGFGGNRSANLPDKTFLEVITGQVEPTGLLPLQMPANMETVEAQFEDVPRDMECYIDSDGNTYDFAFGLNWWGVIKDNRTAKYDVPPIVGEAPN; this is translated from the coding sequence ATGAACTTATTTAAAACCTATGCTTCCGAAGTAAAAAACCTGTTAATTCTGATTCTGTTTTCAAGTCTTACAACCCTGTTTTTTAGCTGTAATAAAGTTGAAGATTATCCACGGGAATCAGATCCGCTGGGATCAGGCAAGGTAAAGTGGTCTGAATCACAAACTCCGGACGGCTGGATAAATGTTGAAAATGAAGCAGGAACTACCCTGGGTTATTCAAAGAGTTCCGGACTAAAACTCATTCAGGTTGATGGATATGCGTTTAAAGATCTCAATAGAAACAATCTGCTCGATAAGTTTGAAGATTGGCGACTCGACTATGAAACAAGGGCAAAAGCCATGGCCGATGAATTTACGGTTGAACAGATGATGGGGATGAAAATGAACCCCTTTGGCGCTTGGAAGGTAAATCCAGATACACTTGATACCATCATTAAGGAGTCATTGGGCCTGGCTTACCGTCAGCTGCGGGCGCCGCGTGGTGGTGCAAATGACTCACGAACAAAGGTGAATTGGAATAACATGGTGCAGGAATACATTGAAGGCCTTGAAAGTATAGTCTGTTTACCTGCAGTTTGGATCGATGATCCACGGTCGGGTGACGTGTCAAACTGGCCAAGCAATCTTGGTTTAGCGGCAACATTTGATCCTGAAATTGGAGCTCAGTACGGCAGAATGATGTCGGAAGAGTGGCGTGCCATGGGAATATCAATGCAGGTGGCAACACAAATGGACCTGGCAACCGAACCACGCTGGAAACGAATTCCCGGCACATTTGGTGAGGACCCGGCCTTATCAATGGATTTAGCCAGAGCCGTAATCAACGGATGGCAATCTACCTACGATGAACAAGGAAATGATTTGGGCTGGGGCAAACACAGTGTAAACAACCAGATGAAACATTTTCCGGGAGACGGCGCCGCCGAAGGAGGCCGCGAATCGCATACACGCGATGGAGCTTATAACGTATTTCCCGGCGGACAATTTTTTACGCATATTCTGCCATTTATTGCCTGTATGGATTTGCCGGGAGAAACCCAAACGGTATCGGCTGCCATGACCAACTATTCCATAGGAATTAAAGCAGATGGTTCGCCAATAGGAGATGAGCGTTTAGCCACAAGTTACAGCTCGTACAAAATCAAACATTTGTTAAGAGACAAGTATAACTGGGATGGCTACATACTCACCGATTTTGGTATTCTAACCAGCAAAAATTATGGTGTAGAAGATCTTACCCCGGTTGAAAAGAGGTTGGCGACCCTGGAAGCCGGATGTGATGCCTTTGGAGGCGAAGGCGGAGACGGGCAGGAAAGTGTTGATTTAGCAATGGAAGCTCATGAATTGGGAGTTGCCAAACTGGGTAAAGCCGAAATGGATAAGATTATGAAAAAATCTACTGAGCGTATACTCACAACTCACTTCAATATTGGTATTGTTGATAATCCATACCTTGATCTTGAAGTGGCCAAATCTACCTCTTTAAAACCGGAGCATGAAGCAGCAGGATATCAGGCGCACCTTAAATCAATTGTAATGTTGAAAAACAGCAATGGCATTATTCAAAAGGCAACAACAGGCGCGCAAAAGCCAAAAGTGTATATTCCTCGGGTTTTTGTACCAGCAACCGGTGGGTGGACAAGGACTCCGGCATCTGCGAAGCCAGGATTCGACCTCGAAGTAGCTGGTGAATATTTTAACGTTGTAACCGATAATTTTGCTGATGAGTACACAGGTTCTGCAGATAATGAAGGAAATCCAACGCTTTCTCCAAATGATATTATACATGCATCAAAAGATGAAATAACTAATTGCGATTTTGCAATTGTTAGAATCAGTAATCCCAAAAACGGAAACCCAACATTTATGGAGTCCGGTGGCATGAGAGATGGCCCTGGTTCTGCAGGAAGTATAACCGATCGAGAGGAGTATACCTACCTACCAATTTCGTTGCAATATCGACCTTACACTGCAAACTCAGAATTCGTGCGCCGTGAGTCGCTCGGTGGAGACAGGATTGAGGAAACTGAAAACGGAACAACAAAACTAGTGAAAGAGAATCGATCGTATTTTGGCGAGACCGGAATCATTACCAATGAAAGTCACCTGGATCTAGTGCTGAACACCGCATCTGCAGCCAAAAAAACAATTGTAGTGGTGGATATGTCGAATCCAATGGTTTTTGATGAATTTGAGAGCGAGGTAGATGCAATAATAGTAGGATTTGGCGGTAACCGGTCTGCCAATTTGCCCGATAAAACCTTCCTTGAGGTTATTACCGGACAAGTTGAGCCAACAGGACTTTTGCCACTTCAGATGCCTGCAAATATGGAAACTGTAGAGGCGCAATTTGAAGATGTACCCCGGGATATGGAATGTTATATTGACAGCGATGGTAACACCTACGACTTTGCATTTGGACTAAACTGGTGGGGTGTAATAAAAGACAACCGTACTGCGAAGTATGATGTTCCGCCTATTGTTGGAGAAGCACCTAACTAA
- a CDS encoding alpha-N-arabinofuranosidase: MSNLKITLSAILILAASVSFAQSTLHLHTDQADTKINKEIYGHFAEHLGRCIYGGIYVGENSDISNTRGFRDDVIVALQDMDIPILRWPGGCFGDTYHWKDGIGPKDERPSMVNIHWGGVTEDNSFGTHEFLDFCDIIGAEPYININVGSGTVQEASEWVEYVTSSNVSPMTDLRKKNGREEPWDVKYWGIGNENWGCGGNMTPEYYSDLYNRFASYCGGARYKIAGGPNIADYNWMEVLMQKTMRHPHLVQGVSLHAYTFTTSWENKGHATDFGEKEWISVLNNTLNMETLVNRHSTIMDKYDPNKRVGLIVDEWGNWFNVEEGTNPGFLYQQNTLRDALVAGINLNIFNNHADRVKMSNIAQTVNVLQSVILTKEDEMVLTPTYYVFKMYSVHQDATLIPSNLKTGKYKLDGKSVPNIHASASTKDGVVSITLCNLNPNESESIEINVTGDDFASANGQIITSDKMNNYNDFGRQETVSLKDFDVATPKDGKLTVELPSKSVVLVQLQ, translated from the coding sequence ATGTCAAATTTAAAAATCACTTTATCTGCCATTCTTATTCTTGCCGCATCGGTGTCTTTTGCTCAAAGCACGCTTCATCTGCACACCGATCAGGCAGATACAAAAATCAACAAAGAAATTTATGGTCATTTTGCCGAGCACCTTGGCCGCTGTATTTACGGTGGTATTTACGTAGGTGAAAATTCCGATATCTCGAATACCCGTGGTTTCCGCGATGATGTAATTGTTGCACTTCAGGATATGGATATTCCGATATTGCGCTGGCCCGGAGGATGTTTTGGAGATACCTACCACTGGAAAGACGGGATTGGCCCGAAAGACGAGCGCCCTTCAATGGTAAATATTCACTGGGGTGGAGTTACCGAAGACAATAGCTTTGGAACACACGAATTCCTCGATTTTTGTGACATAATTGGCGCCGAACCATATATCAACATTAATGTTGGATCGGGAACCGTACAGGAAGCTTCGGAGTGGGTAGAATACGTTACCTCATCAAACGTTAGTCCAATGACAGATTTGCGTAAAAAGAATGGCCGTGAAGAACCCTGGGATGTTAAATACTGGGGAATTGGAAACGAAAACTGGGGATGTGGAGGAAACATGACACCGGAATATTATTCTGATTTATACAATCGTTTTGCCAGTTATTGCGGTGGTGCCCGATATAAAATTGCGGGCGGACCAAATATCGCTGATTACAACTGGATGGAAGTATTAATGCAAAAGACCATGCGTCACCCGCACCTGGTTCAGGGAGTTTCGTTGCACGCCTATACCTTTACCACTTCGTGGGAAAATAAAGGACACGCTACCGATTTTGGCGAAAAAGAGTGGATTTCGGTACTGAACAACACCTTGAATATGGAAACACTGGTTAACCGTCATTCAACCATTATGGACAAATACGATCCTAATAAACGAGTTGGTTTGATCGTTGACGAATGGGGCAACTGGTTTAATGTGGAAGAGGGTACAAACCCAGGTTTCCTTTACCAGCAAAATACCTTACGCGACGCGTTAGTTGCAGGTATCAATCTGAATATTTTTAACAACCATGCCGACCGTGTAAAAATGAGTAACATTGCACAAACCGTTAACGTTTTACAATCGGTTATTCTTACCAAAGAAGACGAAATGGTGTTAACACCAACTTACTATGTGTTTAAAATGTACAGCGTTCACCAGGATGCAACACTTATTCCATCGAACCTGAAAACAGGAAAATACAAACTCGACGGAAAATCGGTTCCGAATATACATGCATCGGCTTCAACAAAAGACGGCGTTGTTTCAATAACACTTTGTAACCTGAATCCAAACGAAAGCGAATCGATTGAAATTAATGTAACCGGAGATGATTTTGCATCGGCAAACGGACAGATCATTACTTCGGATAAAATGAATAACTATAACGATTTTGGCAGGCAGGAAACGGTAAGCTTAAAAGACTTTGATGTGGCAACACCAAAAGACGGTAAGTTAACCGTTGAGCTACCATCAAAATCAGTTGTATTAGTACAACTACAATAA